In Bacillota bacterium, the genomic window CCTCGGCGGTGTGTGGAAAGAGTGTATCATGTTCTCTTTCCCACGTCTATACTAACAGAGCGTTAGCGAAGCATCTCAGCAACGTGAAGGAGATGGTTCGCTTCGCGCAGACGGTCAAGGGATGTCGCTTTGTATCGCAAACGCCGAAGCGGTCTACCCCTCCTGCAAAAACCATGTATTTCTGGCAGTGATTGCGCCTGAAAAATCAGTGCATAATAGTCATGCAGGAGGTGTATCAGGATGGAACACCCACAGCCTGACCGGCCCGTGGACGGGTGCTGTCTGGGATGTCTGGCAGCGCCGGTGCTGTTTCTCATCCTCAGCGCACTCTTTGGACCGGTCATCGGTTTTCTCGGCACACTGTTGATTGTACCGATGATTTCCTCCCCCAACAACGCGGAGGTAGACCCCCGAGACCCACCGTAGGAGGAACAGAGCACCGATGTCAGCGCAGGGCAAGCCCAAACTGGTGTGGCGCAAGCGCAGGAAGCCGGACGGGTCTTACGAGTGGATACTGGATACCCCCGACTGGTATGAGCGCGAGTTGCGTTGGAAAGAGTGGGATGAGAAGGTGCTCACCCCCTTGCTGAACGGCGTCTTTACGGTGAACCGCATCTTCACACGCGCCCTGTACAAAGGCATGGGTACGTTCTTCCGCGCGATGGAGGAGCGGCTCCTGGGTCCCCCTCCGCCCCCGCCGCCGCAACCGAAGAGTCGCCTGCTGCGTGCGCTCCGTGCGTTTGGAGATGCCCTCGACCGGGCGTTGGAGCGCGCTGTCTGCGGTCCACCGCTGGTGGCGATACTGAAGGTGTTCGTGGTATGGCCTCTGGTGCTTCTCCTGATGCCCGCGCTCATTCGGTTTCTGCGCTGGGTCATCGACTGGTATGCCACCTACGTGTTCCGATAGCCATGAACGCCCCAGTCCGTTTGCGTGGGCGGGTTAGTTCGCCTGCTGGTCCGTATCTGTCGACCTGAAGAGACCAACCAACCGCACAGACCCTTCGCTGACGCTCAGGGCACTGATGAGACATGCTTCTGTGCCGCTGTGCAGGACAGACCGTTGTTTTTCCCGTCGCGGCAAAAGCATGTCTGGCAGGGTGTTCATCGGCACTGCGTAACTCCTGAAATGCGTCAGGACGGACAGAGGCACATCACACAAGCAGTCCCCCAGACAAACAGCTGTCTCCACCCTCACCCGTCCCGAAGGACGGGTGCAACGCTGCATGACCAGCAGCAGGCGGCGGAGTCCGAAATGGTTTCAATCCTCACCCGTCCCGAAGGACGGGTGCAACTATCCACCCAGCGGCGTTCGAGCCGCTGATGGAGGTTTCAATCCTCACCCGTCCCGAAGGACGGGTGCAACCTATAGTGCTTATGGCGTGGAGGACGTGGTGGCGTCGTTTCAATCCTCACCCGTCCCGAAGGACGGGTGCAACGCCATCACTTCGGACGTTCCTGAACACCCAGGACCTGTTTCAATCCTCACCCGTCCCGAAGGACGGGTGCAACGGTCAGGTGCGGCCTGAGATAGACGTAGCCGCTCTGGTTTCAATCCTCACCCGTCCCGAAGGACGGGTGCAACCATGGAGGTAGAACAATGAAACAGATGTCGTTGTTTGTTTCAATCCTCACCCGTCCCGAAGGACGGGTGCAACTCGGAGTATGCCGACCGCGCAGCCCAGTTGTTTGCCGGTTTCAATCCTCACCCGTCCCGAAGGACGGGTGCAACTGTAACCTAAACCCTGCTTCATTAACGTCATTAAATGTTTCAATCCTCACCCGTCCCGAAGGACGGGTGCAACTTGCTAAATGGCTCGCGTATGTAAACTTTACAATTGTGTTTCAATCCTCACCCGTCCCGAAGGACGGGTGCAACTTGGTAGCCCAGAGCAAAGTACCGTACGCCCAACTGTTTCAATCCTCACCCGTCCCGAAGGACGGGTGCAACCTGTCAATGTCCAATTCTTCGATGATGTCTATGGAGGTTTCAATCCTCACCCGTCCCGAAGGACGGGTGCAACCGCTCCAGCAGACGCCGTTGCTGCCAAGCCCACTGGTTTCAATCCTCACCCGTCCCGAAGGACGGGTGCAACAATCCATAAGCGGCTGCCCTGTTCCAGCTCCAGGTGTTTCAATCCTCACCCGTCCCGAAGGACGGGTGCAACTCGAATAGCGAAGCTGCAGCGTCAGGGGATCTTGGTTTCAATCCTCACCCGTCCCGAAGGACGGGTGCAACGGAAGTGCGAGACAGTGGATTCAGTGTGGTGCATACCGTTTCAATCCTCACCCGTCCCGAAGGACGGGTGCAACGGTTGCAGACGCAGAACTCTGGGATTGCATTGGGAGTTTCAATCCTCACCCGTCCCGAAGGACGGGTGCAACCAGCTACTGGCAGCTGTTCAGCACCGGTACTGGTAGTTTCAATCCTCACCCGTCCCGAAGGACGGGTGCAACCCGGGGCGAAACTCTTTCGGAGGGATTGCCACACGTTTCAATCCTCACCCGTCCCGAAGGACGGGTGCAACATGGAAGTCGCGCAAGACTCTTGTTGCGTTTGCTGTTTCAATCCTCACCCGTCCCGAAGGACGGGTGCAACGTCGTACAACCGCGCTAAATTCAACACTCCGGTCGAATTTCCCGGCCCCGAAGGGGCTGGGAACCGCGCGGCGCACCACTCTACATGCTATTATACACGCTTTCAGCATATCTGTCAAGTAATCTGGCTTACATCCATGCCCGCGAACCTCACGCTTGCACCGTGATCAATTGGGGTTCGCGGAAATCTAGTGTCAGCAAGTATCGTAAACATCGTCTAAAAAAGCATAACAAAAGGCAATACACTAATGGAAATCTTATTATTGACATCAAAGTGACAATACGTTGAGTGCGAACCAGACGGGAACAGCTGTTCGCCGTGTCGCGGATTATAGCCGCCGCCTCCTGTGGCGACGCAGCTCATCCTGGGCGCAAAGGGTCGCTACCATCGCGGGTCACGCAGTGCGGCGGGCATCCATCGCAACCGCCTCTGGTCGGAAGGTATAATATTCGTGTTCACACTGTTGCAGGCGTTTCTGCGTCCCACAGGGGGTCGTCAGGAGGGAAGGGTTTGACGGGGAAATTGGTGGTGGGTATCACAGGCGCCAGTGGCGCGATGTACGCGGTGCGCTTCCTGCATCACGCGGCGCAGCACTTCGAGCAGCTGCTGGTCATCGCTTCGGAACATGCGCTGTCCGTCGCGCGGACGGAGCTGGGTCTGGACATCGATCCGCACGACCTTTGCGCTCAGAGCCTTCTGGGTAAAGATTACCCCAACATCGTGTTCCTGAACCCCAGAGACTATTTCACCCCGCCTGCCAGCGGCTCGTTCCGGCACGATGGCATGGTGATTATCCCCTGCTCGATGGGCACGGCAGGGCGCATCGCGCATGGCGTTTCGGATGACCTCCTCACCCGCGCGGCGGACGTCTGCCTGAAGGAGAGGCGGAAGCTGATTCTGGTGGTGCGCGAGACGCCGTTCAATCTGGTTCACCTGCGCACGCTCACTGCGCTCACGGAGGCGGGTGCAGTGGTGCTGCCTGCCGCGCCCGCGTTCTATCACCGTCCGCGCACGGTCGAGGAGCTGGTGGATACGGTGGTGGCGCGGGTGCTGCAGCTATTGGGGGTAGAACAGCAGATTATGCGCCAGTGGCAAGTTGAGGAGTAACTACACTGCAAGGAAAAAGCCCCCCGAAGGTATAAACTGGTACAATACGCACTCATTATCACCGTTCAAGGAGGCATTACTACTATGTCCGCGCGTTCCTTTCGCTGGACGTTGACCGTGCTCCTCATCATCCTCGGTCTGGTGGTGGGGTATCAGTCCACGCCGTGGTTCATCGAGACATTGAGGCGACTGCTGCCCACAGGCGCAGGTCAAGCCGACACTCCCAACATTCTGGACGACCGCAACTTTCAGCTCACCGTGCGGGTTGCGCTGACGGTGGTGGGCGGCTTGATCGGCGTCATCCTCAGCTCGGAGATATTCCGCTTCGTGCTGAACGTGCAGAAGCAGATCGAGAGCGCGTCCACCCGCGAGAAAATCGCCCTGACCGTCGGGGGCACGTTTGGCGTGCTGTTGACCGTGCCCTTTGCCGTGTTGTTCAGCCGATACGGGCTTGTCGGCATTCCGCTCACGCTGGTGGTGGGCATCACGTTTGTGTATCTCAGCACCGTGGCGGTGTTGAGCATGAAAGACCTGCGCGTGGTGCTTCCCACAACGGAAGGTGCTTTGGACGAAGAGACGCCCAGAATCAAGATTCTGGACACCAACGTGATTATCGACGGGCGGATTGCGGACATCTGCCGCACGGGCTTTATCGAGGGCCCCATCTACGTGCCGGGCTTCGTCATCGACGAGCTGCAGCATATCGCCGACTCGTCGGACTCGTTGCGTCGGGCGCGGGGCAGGCGCGGGCTGGACATCCTCAACCAGATGCAGAAGGAGCGGCATCTGGAGGTGCGCACCTACGACGACATGGCTGACCCCAACGAGCCGGTGGACAAGCGGCTGGTGAGCCTCGCCAAGAGCATCAACGGCGTGATAGTGACCAACGATTTCAACCTGAACAAGGTCGCCGAGCTGGAGGGCGTGCCGGTGCTGAACGTGAACGAGCTGGCGAACGCCCTCAAGCCGGTGGTACTGCCCGGTGAGGAGATGCGGGTGCGCATCATCAAGGAGGGCAACCAGCCCAATCAGGGCGTGGGCTACATGGACGACGGCACGATGATTGTGGTGGAAGGCGGGCGCGACTACATCGACCAGGATGTGGACGTGCTGGTGACCAGCGTGCTGCAGACGGTGGCGGGCAAGATGATTTTCGCCAGCGTGAAGACTTCGGAGAGCGAAGCCAGCGAATGGACAGACCTGCGCGCAGCGCGTCTGCGTCGGCGGCGGTAGGAAGTGGTGTGCGTGGAAGGCACCTGCGCCCTGATACTGGCGGCTGGCAGGGGCGAGCGGTTCGGGCGCGCCGGGGGCAAGCTGTGGTCGCTGGTGGGCGGCGTGCCCGTGTGGGGGTGGGCGGTGCGCGCCTTCCAGGAGCATCCCGAGGTAGACCACATCGTGCTGGTGGGCAGAGAGCAGGAGCTGCCCCGCCTGCGCGCGCAGACGGAACCGCTCGATAAAGTGGTGGCGGTGGTGCGCGGCGGGCGGGAGCGGTGGGAGTCGGTGCATCTGGGGCTCGAGGCGGTTCCCGCGCAGGACCGGTGGGTGCTGGTGCACGACGCGGCGCGGGCAGCGGTCTCCAGTGGGCTTATCTCGCGCGTGCTGCACGCCACCCGCCAAACCGGTGCCGCCATCCCCGCCCTGCGCGTGCCCGATACCGTCAAATGGGTGAACGCCGCAGGCGTGGTACAGCAGACCCTGCCCCGCGAAAGGCACGCCGGCGGCGAGACATGGCAGCTGATGGCGGTGCAGACGCCGCAGGGCTTCGCAGTGGACATCCTGCGCGAAGCATACCAGCGTTACGACTTCCGCGAGGGCGCACCGACCGACGACGCGATGCTGGTGGAGCGATTTTATCCGGTGAGCGTGGTGCCGGGCGACCCGGGCAACATCAAGTTGACCTACCCCGAAGACCTTGCACGGCTGGAGGCGATTCTGTTGGAGGGCGGCGAAACACGCACCGGTTTCGGTTACGACGTGCATCCCTTTGCGGAGGGGCGGCGGCTGATGCTGGGAGGGATACACATCCCTGCGCCACGGGGATTAGCCGGCCACTCCGACGCCGATGTGGTACTCCACGCGA contains:
- a CDS encoding UbiX family flavin prenyltransferase, with translation MTGKLVVGITGASGAMYAVRFLHHAAQHFEQLLVIASEHALSVARTELGLDIDPHDLCAQSLLGKDYPNIVFLNPRDYFTPPASGSFRHDGMVIIPCSMGTAGRIAHGVSDDLLTRAADVCLKERRKLILVVRETPFNLVHLRTLTALTEAGAVVLPAAPAFYHRPRTVEELVDTVVARVLQLLGVEQQIMRQWQVEE
- a CDS encoding TRAM domain-containing protein, which gives rise to MSARSFRWTLTVLLIILGLVVGYQSTPWFIETLRRLLPTGAGQADTPNILDDRNFQLTVRVALTVVGGLIGVILSSEIFRFVLNVQKQIESASTREKIALTVGGTFGVLLTVPFAVLFSRYGLVGIPLTLVVGITFVYLSTVAVLSMKDLRVVLPTTEGALDEETPRIKILDTNVIIDGRIADICRTGFIEGPIYVPGFVIDELQHIADSSDSLRRARGRRGLDILNQMQKERHLEVRTYDDMADPNEPVDKRLVSLAKSINGVIVTNDFNLNKVAELEGVPVLNVNELANALKPVVLPGEEMRVRIIKEGNQPNQGVGYMDDGTMIVVEGGRDYIDQDVDVLVTSVLQTVAGKMIFASVKTSESEASEWTDLRAARLRRRR
- the ispF gene encoding 2-C-methyl-D-erythritol 2,4-cyclodiphosphate synthase, with the protein product MVCVEGTCALILAAGRGERFGRAGGKLWSLVGGVPVWGWAVRAFQEHPEVDHIVLVGREQELPRLRAQTEPLDKVVAVVRGGRERWESVHLGLEAVPAQDRWVLVHDAARAAVSSGLISRVLHATRQTGAAIPALRVPDTVKWVNAAGVVQQTLPRERHAGGETWQLMAVQTPQGFAVDILREAYQRYDFREGAPTDDAMLVERFYPVSVVPGDPGNIKLTYPEDLARLEAILLEGGETRTGFGYDVHPFAEGRRLMLGGIHIPAPRGLAGHSDADVVLHAITDALLGAAGMDDIGTHFPNTDPAYRDADSAELLRLAWARIREGGWGLVNVDVTVLAETPRLRPHVPAMRERIASVLQVDVDRVNIKATTSERMGFIGREEGIACYAIATLSRYCW